The DNA segment GTCCGGCGGGGCGGACCGTTTCATGACGTTCCTGGCCGATGAGCTCATCCCCTACATGGACCGGACGTATCCCACGTCAACGTTCCGGACACTGGTCGGACATTCCTACGGCGGCCTGTTCACCATACACACACTCCTCACCCGCCCCGACCTGTTTTCCACGTACCTGGCTATGGATCCTAGTCTGGACTGGGATTATCCCCTCATGCTCGACCGCACCCGGGAAGCGCTGGCCACACAAGACTTCACCGGGAAAACGCTATACGTCACCATCGCGAACGAAATCCCCCGGTTCTCGGACACATTGACCATCCGCGATATCGAGAATGACACGTCGGGGTTTAGCCTCGGCATGCGGTCGCAGCTGGAGTTCGTACGGATGATGGAGGACGATGACACAAGTGGGCTGCGGAGTGACTGGCGATATTATGAGAACGATCTGCACGGCTCCGTTCCGCTCGCTTCCATGCGGGACGGACTGATGTTCGCCTTTGACTGGTTTGTTCTCCGTAGTCCATCGGTGTACAATGATCCTGCCACACCAACCGAAACGTTGGTAACCCTCATTCGGGAACGGGGCGAACGCCTGACGGCAAACCTGGGCTACTCCATGGCTATGGAGGAAGACCTGCTGGTCATGCTCGGCTACATGGCCATGGATATGATGGAGCAGCCTGACAAGGCTATGGCCATCTTCCGTCTCACACAGGAATACTATCCGGACAACGAGGAAGTACGTGACGCGATAGCAACATTGGAAGCGAAACAGTGAACCAGCAAGGCCCACCCGGAGGTCTACTCCGCACCTCCCCTGCCTGAAGCGAGGCGTTCGGCCTTCGCTCACGCAGACGAACTAGACAAAGAGTCCCAGAACCTCATCCGCCAAAACTCCGCCGAGAACATCGATTTCCCTGAAGCCAGCCTCGATCACCTCCTTGCAGGAGATACCAATCTGATGCTGGCCGGCACCGGCGAGTTGTGCGAACGTCGCGCCAAAGACGATTCGCGATATGCCTGCCCACACGGCTGCGCCCGCGCACATTGCACACGGCTCGCCCGTCGCATACAGCGTGCAGCCTTCGAGCGACCGCGAGCTGAGGGCTGTCGTGGCATGACGAATCGCGTTCACCTCGGCGTGCGCGGTCGCGTCTTTGTGTCGTCTCGTCGTGTTGAAACCGGTGGCGACAAGTGAAGCGTCCAGCACGATGACCGCACCGTATGGGGCGTCTCCTTTGCGCGCTTCTTCGATGGCCATCCGCATCCAGTCAGCGTCAGTCATGCCTGTGGGAGGTGGTCTGATTGATGGTCGCGTACCGCACGTTTCATAGTCCATGCCTGCTGAGTCGGTGCGAGAGGACGCGGCCCGCCATCGCCATTCCACTGAGGAACGCACCCTCAATGCGGGAGCCCGAACACCAATCACCGCAGATGCCGATGCTGTTGCCCGCGTCCCAGAGGCAGCCGACATCAAGCGGTTCCGCTGCCTGCGAGTACAGCCATCGATGTGCGTCGATCGAAGCGACGGATCCGGCATCGACGCCGGTCGCCTCCAGGAACGCCTTCAGCAG comes from the Rhodothermales bacterium genome and includes:
- a CDS encoding alpha/beta hydrolase, producing the protein MHPSEDPVNPTRPLLTALCLWTAYAIPAGAQDPFISIGQPDSLYSEVLGEMRPFWIHLPEDGLREGVRYPVMYVLDGEVHLQGMAAVLAYYTYSHVPELIVVGVGNAMNRDRDLTVSEISQRNGMAMEVSGGADRFMTFLADELIPYMDRTYPTSTFRTLVGHSYGGLFTIHTLLTRPDLFSTYLAMDPSLDWDYPLMLDRTREALATQDFTGKTLYVTIANEIPRFSDTLTIRDIENDTSGFSLGMRSQLEFVRMMEDDDTSGLRSDWRYYENDLHGSVPLASMRDGLMFAFDWFVLRSPSVYNDPATPTETLVTLIRERGERLTANLGYSMAMEEDLLVMLGYMAMDMMEQPDKAMAIFRLTQEYYPDNEEVRDAIATLEAKQ
- a CDS encoding nucleoside deaminase, whose translation is MTDADWMRMAIEEARKGDAPYGAVIVLDASLVATGFNTTRRHKDATAHAEVNAIRHATTALSSRSLEGCTLYATGEPCAMCAGAAVWAGISRIVFGATFAQLAGAGQHQIGISCKEVIEAGFREIDVLGGVLADEVLGLFV